The Candidatus Omnitrophota bacterium genome has a segment encoding these proteins:
- a CDS encoding UDP-N-acetylmuramoyl-L-alanyl-D-glutamate--2,6-diaminopimelate ligase: MVYLKDLLRGIKASVPDAAYGLKINNVTSDSRMVRKRGLFIAVRGHSVDGNKFIGKAAANGAVAVMSDRPFKAPRGVAKITVRDIRKALPVVAGNFYRDPSKRLVTTGVTGTNGKTTITYLIENILKMSGRVPGIIGTINYRFGDTVIPAANTTPGPMELQSILCRMLEAGCTDAVMEVSSHALDQRRADNVWLDAAIFTNITGEHLDYHKTIKRYLRAKAGIFDHLKEGGTAILNNDDRRVAGLRKKTGGKTMTYGIDKRSSVSARGIRLSLNGSRFVLVTPDGSREIATGLIGKYNISNILAASAASIACGIPLDAIKKGIESFSSVPGRLEPVDAGQPFRVFVDFAHTEDALYNVLSVLKGLAPRRIITVFGCGGNRDRNKRPGMGAVACRFSDSVVLTSDNPRFERPREIIGEIETGIRGKFSNYVVVEERRGAIRRALGMASKDDIVVIAGKGHERYQIIRDKTMPFDDRKVARSVLLNRG; the protein is encoded by the coding sequence ATGGTCTACCTGAAAGATCTGTTAAGGGGCATAAAGGCAAGTGTGCCAGATGCCGCTTATGGGTTGAAGATAAATAATGTCACCAGCGATTCGAGGATGGTCCGCAAAAGGGGCCTCTTCATAGCGGTCAGGGGTCACTCGGTCGACGGCAACAAGTTCATAGGCAAGGCAGCGGCGAACGGAGCAGTCGCGGTGATGTCGGATAGGCCGTTTAAAGCGCCCAGAGGCGTGGCTAAGATAACCGTCAGAGATATCCGTAAGGCCCTGCCGGTAGTTGCAGGGAATTTTTACAGGGACCCGTCGAAACGGCTTGTAACGACAGGGGTGACAGGTACCAACGGCAAGACGACGATAACGTACCTGATCGAAAATATACTGAAGATGTCGGGGAGGGTGCCCGGTATAATAGGTACGATAAATTACAGGTTTGGCGATACCGTGATACCGGCGGCCAATACGACACCGGGTCCTATGGAGCTTCAGTCGATACTATGCCGCATGCTGGAGGCGGGATGCACCGATGCGGTCATGGAGGTCTCGAGCCACGCGCTGGACCAGCGCAGGGCCGATAATGTGTGGCTTGACGCGGCCATATTCACCAACATAACCGGAGAGCACCTCGATTATCATAAGACGATAAAGAGATATTTAAGGGCGAAGGCCGGGATATTCGACCATCTTAAGGAAGGCGGCACCGCTATATTGAATAACGATGACCGCAGGGTGGCGGGCCTGCGGAAGAAGACAGGTGGGAAGACGATGACATACGGCATAGACAAGAGATCGTCCGTATCCGCCCGCGGCATACGCCTCTCTCTCAACGGATCGCGGTTCGTCCTCGTTACGCCGGACGGCTCACGGGAGATCGCGACAGGGCTTATCGGGAAGTATAACATATCCAATATACTTGCGGCCTCAGCCGCATCGATCGCCTGCGGTATACCTCTCGACGCTATAAAGAAAGGCATCGAGTCGTTCTCCTCTGTGCCGGGACGCCTTGAGCCGGTGGATGCGGGCCAGCCGTTCAGGGTATTCGTCGACTTCGCGCACACCGAAGACGCGCTATATAATGTATTGAGCGTCCTGAAAGGGCTTGCCCCGCGCCGTATCATAACGGTCTTCGGGTGCGGCGGCAACAGGGACAGGAATAAGCGGCCCGGTATGGGAGCGGTGGCATGCAGGTTTTCCGACAGTGTAGTACTTACGTCCGATAACCCGCGGTTCGAGAGACCGCGGGAGATAATCGGGGAGATAGAGACGGGCATACGGGGTAAATTCTCGAATTACGTCGTAGTGGAAGAGAGGCGCGGAGCCATAAGGCGGGCCCTGGGCATGGCCTCAAAAGACGATATCGTAGTGATAGCGGGCAAGGGCCATGAGAGATACCAGATAATACGCGACAAGACGATGCCTTTTGACGACCGCAAGGTCGCGAGATCGGTCTTATTGAATAGAGGATAA
- the murF gene encoding UDP-N-acetylmuramoyl-tripeptide--D-alanyl-D-alanine ligase, with product MKVEEMVRVTAGELLSGRMNDIVEPSKISTDSRTIPEGGFFLAIKGTSFDGDLFAKDALKRGARGVMVSSWRGKLPGGKAIIIKVRDTIKAFHDIAGHHRAKFAIPVIAVTGSNGKTTVKEMIAKVLSAKYDVLKNEGTKNNHIGVPQTLLRLKSRHEVCVLEMGMNHKGEIRSLGKMARPGVSVITNIGPSHLEFLGGLEDVFRAKTEVFESMTPGGKGVVNGDDRFLRALKVRGVDMIRFGLGRKNDFRAGEISSDAGFIRFVLNGKKRFALRLAGLHNVYNALAAISVGSILGVSYENMKRALYLYRPPAMRLNIRRLPGGLTVMNDAYNSNPLSMECALKVLRDSPANGRWVVCGDMLELGARAGYFHEALGRRIAELNFSGVFTFGRLSKRVAEAAMACGMTKEMCRHFKTHGELSRALRRVVGVGDAILVKGSRGMRMEEVVKGLTAQSS from the coding sequence GTGAAAGTAGAAGAGATGGTAAGGGTTACGGCGGGTGAGCTCCTGTCCGGCAGGATGAATGATATCGTAGAGCCGTCGAAGATATCGACCGATTCCAGGACGATCCCGGAAGGGGGCTTCTTCCTGGCCATCAAGGGAACGTCTTTTGACGGCGATCTCTTTGCGAAGGATGCCCTCAAAAGAGGCGCCAGGGGCGTCATGGTATCGTCATGGAGAGGGAAATTGCCCGGGGGTAAGGCCATAATAATAAAGGTGCGCGACACCATAAAGGCGTTCCATGATATAGCAGGGCACCACAGGGCTAAGTTTGCCATCCCGGTGATAGCCGTTACGGGGAGCAACGGTAAGACGACGGTGAAAGAGATGATAGCAAAAGTCCTTTCGGCGAAATATGATGTATTAAAGAACGAAGGGACGAAGAATAATCACATAGGCGTCCCGCAGACGCTCCTCAGACTGAAGAGCCGTCACGAGGTATGCGTGCTCGAGATGGGTATGAACCATAAAGGGGAGATAAGGTCATTGGGGAAGATGGCCCGGCCCGGCGTTTCCGTAATAACGAATATAGGGCCTTCTCACCTGGAGTTTTTGGGAGGACTGGAGGACGTCTTCCGCGCAAAAACGGAGGTATTCGAATCCATGACCCCGGGCGGGAAGGGCGTAGTTAACGGTGACGACCGGTTCCTGAGGGCCCTTAAGGTGCGCGGCGTCGATATGATAAGATTCGGGCTCGGCAGGAAGAACGATTTCAGGGCCGGGGAGATATCTTCGGATGCGGGCTTTATCAGGTTCGTCCTGAACGGCAAAAAAAGGTTTGCATTGAGACTGGCCGGGCTTCATAATGTATACAACGCGCTTGCGGCGATATCCGTTGGTTCGATACTGGGCGTATCTTATGAAAATATGAAGAGGGCCCTCTATCTTTACAGGCCCCCGGCGATGCGGCTCAATATAAGACGCCTGCCGGGCGGGCTGACGGTCATGAACGACGCCTATAATTCAAATCCCCTGTCGATGGAATGCGCGCTTAAGGTATTGCGGGATAGTCCGGCAAACGGGAGATGGGTCGTCTGCGGAGATATGCTGGAACTGGGCGCGCGCGCCGGGTATTTCCATGAAGCGCTTGGGCGGCGTATAGCGGAACTGAACTTCTCCGGGGTGTTCACTTTCGGCCGCTTATCAAAACGTGTAGCGGAAGCGGCGATGGCCTGCGGCATGACGAAAGAGATGTGCCGGCACTTCAAGACGCACGGCGAGCTTTCACGGGCATTAAGGAGAGTTGTAGGAGTAGGGGACGCAATCCTGGTAAAGGGGTCGCGCGGAATGAGGATGGAGGAAGTCGTAAAAGGGCTCACGGCTCAAAGCTCATAG
- a CDS encoding penicillin-binding transpeptidase domain-containing protein → MHSGTVRARQVVVFLFFLLSLTFLLGRLFYLQAIRHGFFVEIAKEQHTVSIEIPPRRGTIFDRNMRVLAVNLNVDSVYANSREVTNKRKTAKALSSILNLKESFVMGRLSRDKSFVWIKRKITPMESYKIKKLKFKGIGLIKESKRFYPNRDLASHVIGVSDVDNRGLEGAELFYNGYLQGRPGWLTSTQDARRKLLKSYQDEFIPPRNGFSLVLTIDEVIQHIAERELYRMYDKYNARSASIIVMSPRTGDILALANFPNFDLNNPSKRQADAVRNRAINDFFEPGSVFKIVTAAAALEEKAVNLNDKFYCENGEYKIGRRILHDHRPHGILTFKEVIEKSSNIGTVKVAGRFGRERMYKYMKLFGFYEKTGIGLPGEVVGMNRPLSKWSGVSMFAIPMGQEVTTTAIQLACAISVIADNGFLVRPRIVKEILDEQGHSIKEFPSRVVRKVISPVTAAKVRGILMGVVESGTGKKAKIEDYTAGGKTGTAQKVEPGGIYSHDRFIASFIGFAPVDNPVLAVVVCIDEPRPVYYGGDVAAPVFRNVVDESLKYLNNKSGSASLI, encoded by the coding sequence GTGCACAGTGGAACCGTTAGAGCACGCCAGGTAGTTGTCTTTCTTTTTTTTCTCCTATCCCTTACTTTCCTTCTCGGCCGTCTATTTTACCTCCAGGCGATCAGGCACGGCTTCTTTGTCGAGATAGCGAAAGAACAGCATACCGTATCCATAGAGATCCCTCCCAGGCGGGGCACCATATTCGACCGCAATATGCGCGTCCTTGCCGTCAACCTGAACGTAGATTCCGTATATGCAAATTCCAGGGAAGTGACAAATAAGCGGAAGACGGCAAAAGCGCTTTCATCTATACTTAACCTGAAAGAGAGCTTCGTCATGGGAAGGCTTTCGCGGGACAAGTCGTTCGTCTGGATAAAACGCAAGATCACCCCCATGGAATCGTATAAGATAAAGAAGCTGAAATTTAAAGGCATAGGGTTGATCAAGGAATCGAAGAGGTTCTATCCCAACAGGGACCTCGCCAGCCACGTGATAGGGGTATCCGATGTCGATAACAGGGGCCTGGAAGGGGCCGAACTATTTTATAACGGCTACCTTCAGGGCCGGCCCGGATGGCTGACCTCTACCCAGGACGCCCGCCGCAAGTTGTTAAAATCTTATCAGGATGAATTCATACCCCCCAGGAACGGCTTCAGCCTGGTGCTCACTATAGATGAAGTGATCCAGCATATAGCCGAAAGAGAGCTTTACAGGATGTATGATAAGTATAATGCGCGCTCGGCTTCCATAATCGTGATGAGCCCCAGGACGGGCGACATACTGGCGCTCGCCAATTTTCCCAACTTTGACCTGAACAATCCTTCAAAGAGGCAGGCCGACGCCGTAAGGAACAGGGCGATAAACGATTTCTTCGAACCGGGTAGCGTATTCAAGATAGTGACCGCCGCCGCGGCGCTGGAAGAGAAGGCCGTCAATCTCAATGACAAGTTTTACTGTGAGAACGGCGAATACAAAATAGGCAGGCGCATACTGCACGACCACCGTCCGCACGGCATACTTACATTCAAAGAAGTGATCGAGAAGTCGAGCAATATAGGCACGGTGAAGGTGGCCGGCCGTTTTGGCCGGGAGCGCATGTATAAGTATATGAAGCTGTTCGGATTTTATGAGAAGACGGGCATAGGCCTGCCCGGCGAGGTAGTGGGCATGAACAGGCCGCTTTCAAAATGGTCCGGGGTCAGCATGTTCGCGATACCCATGGGCCAGGAGGTGACGACGACCGCCATCCAGCTGGCCTGCGCCATTTCGGTCATAGCCGATAACGGTTTTCTGGTAAGGCCGAGGATAGTGAAAGAGATACTCGACGAACAGGGACACTCCATAAAGGAGTTCCCGTCCAGGGTGGTGAGGAAGGTGATATCGCCTGTGACTGCCGCAAAGGTGAGAGGCATATTGATGGGCGTCGTCGAGAGCGGGACCGGCAAGAAGGCGAAGATAGAGGATTACACGGCCGGCGGTAAGACAGGGACGGCCCAGAAGGTGGAACCCGGCGGCATCTATTCGCATGACCGTTTTATAGCATCGTTCATCGGCTTCGCGCCCGTTGATAATCCGGTCCTGGCAGTAGTGGTCTGCATCGATGAGCCGCGGCCCGTATACTACGGCGGGGACGTCGCCGCGCCGGTCTTCAGGAACGTCGTGGACGAGTCCTTGAAGTATCTGAATAACAAGAGCGGCAGCGCTTCGCTCATATAG
- the murD gene encoding UDP-N-acetylmuramoyl-L-alanine--D-glutamate ligase produces MGTEYMDLKDKKVTVVGLGNSGSNAAVLLDDIGAAAWATDAGDTPGIRRAVENLANRDIRIEIGCHTREFIEGSSLVVVSPGVEETSLPIRWARELGIPVIGEMELGFRFCKGKVIAITGTNGKSTVTTLTGEILRSGGKDVVVCGNIGNSLCGEIQRIKEGTLVVMEVSSFQLELTEKFKPEIAVILNITDDHLDRYRTFKDYFREKLRIFTNQDKDDILVLNSDAGNLRPLAGMARSKVLWYGRSGNVDGVYVKGDMILSTVRGREEELLSVRDIRLKGSHNLENVAASCLMGVLNGVDSGSIRKVVSVFTGLSHRFETVDTIEGVEYVDDSKGTTVDSTYRALESCDKPVILIAGGKDKKSDYGVIKDMVRKKAKHLVLIGEAAPKIQGILGDCVDTHNAKSMDDAVVIARGLAQRGMIVLLSPMCSSFDMFKDYKERGDIFRRAVQGIRAHPVSAKGAR; encoded by the coding sequence ATGGGTACCGAATATATGGACCTGAAGGATAAGAAGGTCACCGTGGTGGGGCTCGGTAATAGCGGGTCCAATGCCGCCGTTCTCCTGGATGACATAGGCGCCGCGGCATGGGCCACCGACGCAGGCGATACGCCCGGCATAAGGCGCGCCGTAGAGAACCTGGCGAACCGCGACATACGGATAGAGATCGGGTGCCACACGAGAGAATTTATCGAGGGGAGTTCTCTGGTCGTGGTGAGTCCCGGGGTCGAGGAGACATCTCTTCCGATCAGGTGGGCCCGGGAACTGGGCATACCGGTCATCGGCGAAATGGAGCTGGGCTTCCGGTTCTGTAAAGGAAAGGTAATCGCCATCACCGGGACGAACGGCAAGAGCACCGTGACCACGCTGACCGGGGAGATCCTGAGGTCCGGCGGGAAGGATGTCGTCGTCTGCGGGAATATCGGGAATTCTTTGTGCGGAGAGATACAGAGGATAAAGGAGGGGACTCTCGTGGTCATGGAGGTCAGCTCCTTCCAGTTGGAACTGACCGAAAAATTCAAGCCGGAGATCGCGGTGATATTGAATATCACGGACGATCATCTCGACAGGTACCGCACCTTTAAGGATTATTTCAGAGAGAAGCTCAGGATATTCACAAATCAGGACAAGGACGATATCCTGGTATTGAACAGCGACGCCGGCAACCTGCGGCCTCTTGCCGGTATGGCGCGATCAAAGGTATTATGGTACGGCAGGTCCGGAAATGTTGACGGCGTGTACGTCAAAGGAGATATGATACTTTCGACAGTGCGCGGGCGCGAAGAGGAGCTGTTGTCTGTGCGCGATATACGCCTGAAAGGATCGCACAACCTTGAGAACGTGGCCGCATCCTGCCTCATGGGGGTATTGAACGGAGTGGATAGCGGCTCGATAAGGAAGGTGGTATCCGTTTTCACAGGGCTTTCCCACAGGTTCGAGACGGTGGATACCATAGAAGGCGTTGAATATGTGGACGATTCTAAAGGGACTACGGTCGACTCCACTTACAGGGCGCTTGAGTCGTGCGATAAGCCGGTCATATTGATCGCCGGAGGCAAAGATAAGAAGAGCGACTACGGTGTGATAAAAGATATGGTGCGCAAAAAGGCGAAGCATCTGGTGCTGATAGGGGAGGCCGCGCCGAAGATACAGGGCATCCTGGGCGACTGTGTCGATACCCATAACGCGAAGAGCATGGATGATGCGGTCGTAATTGCGCGCGGCCTGGCGCAAAGAGGCATGATCGTCCTCCTCTCTCCGATGTGCTCCAGTTTCGATATGTTCAAAGATTACAAAGAGCGCGGCGACATATTCAGGAGAGCTGTACAGGGCATCAGGGCGCATCCTGTCTCCGCGAAAGGCGCCCGATGA
- the ftsW gene encoding putative lipid II flippase FtsW, which translates to MRSVRSSIFFIMMTLSAVGVVMIYSTSAIYAYEKMGDSLYYLKRHLTYLGIGMVMMVLAMVVNINTLKRLAKPILLVSVALLVLVLIPHIGRETAGARRWFKVGMINFQPSEFAKIAVILYIADFMSRKERLAKSFIYGYMPPVMVLGLTVGFILLEPDLGTAIAISVISMIMLYTSGVRVSHIAASFLASLPVLYLLLFSVPYRKKRIMAFLNPWADKRGTGFQIIQSFVALGSGGLLGVGLGQSRQKLFYLPASHTDFIFSIIGEELGFLGAASIVILFMLFVWQGMKIVFRSEYTFERLLSLGVVSLIALEAIINIGVSAGALPTKGLPLPFISYGGSGLIFHFIAVGLLLNVARTCEVYR; encoded by the coding sequence ATGAGAAGCGTGCGCAGTTCCATATTTTTCATAATGATGACCCTGTCGGCGGTCGGGGTGGTCATGATATATTCGACGAGCGCCATATACGCTTACGAGAAGATGGGCGACAGTCTATATTATCTCAAGAGGCACCTTACGTATCTCGGCATAGGGATGGTGATGATGGTCCTGGCCATGGTGGTCAATATAAACACCCTGAAGCGCCTGGCCAAACCCATATTGCTCGTCTCCGTAGCGCTGCTCGTCCTCGTCCTCATCCCGCACATAGGGAGAGAGACGGCGGGGGCAAGAAGGTGGTTCAAGGTGGGTATGATCAATTTTCAGCCTTCAGAGTTCGCCAAGATAGCCGTCATACTCTACATAGCGGATTTCATGTCGAGGAAAGAGCGGTTGGCAAAAAGTTTTATTTACGGATATATGCCCCCCGTGATGGTCCTCGGCCTTACGGTCGGCTTCATACTCCTGGAGCCGGACCTGGGCACTGCGATCGCGATCTCCGTCATATCAATGATCATGCTCTACACATCCGGCGTAAGGGTGTCCCATATTGCAGCATCTTTCCTGGCGAGCCTGCCTGTGCTTTACCTGCTCCTATTCAGCGTGCCTTATCGTAAGAAACGGATCATGGCGTTCCTGAACCCGTGGGCGGATAAACGCGGTACCGGCTTCCAGATCATACAGTCATTTGTGGCGCTGGGTTCCGGGGGCCTCCTGGGAGTGGGCCTGGGGCAGTCAAGGCAGAAGCTCTTTTATCTGCCGGCATCCCACACCGACTTCATATTTTCCATAATAGGCGAAGAGCTCGGATTCCTGGGGGCCGCCTCGATAGTCATACTCTTCATGCTCTTTGTGTGGCAGGGGATGAAGATCGTCTTTAGATCGGAATACACGTTCGAACGGCTGCTCAGCCTGGGGGTCGTCTCCCTCATAGCGCTGGAAGCGATCATAAATATAGGGGTAAGCGCGGGCGCGCTGCCGACCAAAGGCCTCCCTCTGCCTTTCATAAGTTACGGGGGGAGCGGCCTTATATTCCATTTTATAGCCGTTGGGCTTCTTCTCAATGTCGCAAGGACTTGTGAGGTTTACAGGTGA
- the mraY gene encoding phospho-N-acetylmuramoyl-pentapeptide-transferase gives MLYYLLYPLRDAWFGFNVFKYITFRAAMASLTAFLISLIIGPAVIRFLKRLSFGENIRREYVESLYNINKHKQGTPTMGGILIVFSITLSTLLWSDVSNGYVLVTVGSFLLLAGIGFIDDRTKVLKKRNLGLTAGRKFLYQALVGFLVALFVMVYTPIPRIVSVPFFKDLVINLGIFYILFVILVLTSSTNAVNLTDGLDGLAIGCTIIVALTYSILSYVTGHHRFADYLNIFYLQGAGELAVFCASMVGAGLGFLWFNSHPANVFMGDMGSLSLGGAIGVVAVLIKKELLLFIVGGIFVMEAFSVVLQVIWFKLTGKRLFLMSPIHHHFQLLGWPESKITIRFWIIAIVLALLSLATLKLQ, from the coding sequence ATGCTCTATTATCTGTTATATCCTCTAAGGGATGCGTGGTTCGGGTTCAACGTATTCAAGTATATAACCTTCCGCGCCGCCATGGCGAGCTTGACCGCATTTTTGATATCCCTAATAATAGGCCCCGCGGTGATACGGTTCCTTAAAAGATTGAGTTTTGGAGAGAATATACGCAGGGAGTACGTCGAATCCCTTTATAACATCAACAAACATAAACAGGGGACGCCTACGATGGGCGGTATACTGATAGTCTTCTCCATAACCCTGTCGACGCTCCTGTGGTCGGATGTCAGTAACGGCTATGTGCTGGTGACCGTCGGCTCATTCCTGCTACTGGCCGGGATAGGATTCATCGATGACCGCACAAAGGTCCTGAAGAAGAGGAACCTCGGTCTCACGGCAGGCCGGAAGTTCTTATATCAGGCGCTTGTCGGTTTCCTCGTGGCGCTATTCGTAATGGTCTATACGCCGATACCCAGGATCGTCAGCGTGCCGTTCTTCAAGGACCTCGTCATAAACCTGGGGATATTCTATATCCTTTTCGTCATACTCGTCCTTACGAGTTCGACGAATGCGGTGAATCTCACCGATGGCCTGGACGGGCTGGCGATAGGGTGCACTATAATAGTCGCCCTCACATATTCGATACTCAGTTACGTCACCGGCCACCACAGGTTTGCCGACTACCTTAATATATTCTATCTGCAGGGGGCGGGTGAGCTGGCGGTATTCTGCGCTTCTATGGTAGGCGCCGGGCTCGGGTTCCTGTGGTTCAATTCTCATCCGGCAAACGTATTTATGGGGGATATGGGGTCTCTTTCCCTGGGAGGGGCCATAGGCGTCGTGGCGGTATTGATAAAAAAGGAATTGCTGCTCTTCATAGTGGGCGGGATATTCGTGATGGAGGCGTTTTCGGTGGTGCTACAGGTGATATGGTTCAAATTGACCGGGAAGCGGCTCTTTCTCATGTCGCCTATACATCATCACTTCCAACTCCTGGGATGGCCTGAGTCGAAGATAACGATACGGTTCTGGATAATCGCGATCGTGCTCGCGCTGCTCAGCTTAGCGACGCTCAAGTTACAGTAA
- the mraZ gene encoding division/cell wall cluster transcriptional repressor MraZ — MFYGEFEHTIDKKGRIIIPSKFRESFKEYDIEKFYITRGLDKCLFLFTETEWKTQESKFKSVSFTKSEARKFNRLYFSGASQIEYDRQGRMLLPKYLKDYAEIKRDVVFIGVSNRIEIWAREAWQEYYRNSKGSFEEIAERLMAQEE; from the coding sequence ATGTTCTATGGGGAGTTTGAACATACCATAGATAAGAAGGGAAGGATCATAATACCTTCCAAGTTCCGCGAATCCTTTAAAGAATATGATATAGAGAAATTCTATATTACAAGAGGATTGGATAAATGCCTTTTTCTATTTACAGAGACAGAATGGAAGACGCAGGAATCAAAGTTCAAATCCGTCTCATTCACCAAATCGGAAGCGAGGAAATTCAACCGGCTCTACTTCTCCGGCGCGTCTCAGATCGAGTACGACCGGCAGGGGAGGATGCTTCTTCCGAAGTATCTTAAGGACTACGCGGAGATCAAGCGGGACGTCGTCTTCATCGGCGTCTCGAACAGGATAGAGATCTGGGCCAGGGAGGCATGGCAGGAGTACTACCGTAATTCGAAAGGATCGTTCGAAGAGATCGCGGAAAGGCTGATGGCGCAGGAAGAGTAG
- the murG gene encoding undecaprenyldiphospho-muramoylpentapeptide beta-N-acetylglucosaminyltransferase, which translates to MKVLIAAGGSGGHIFPAIAVAKTLLAKERGIDILFVGSDKALDRRIFEKGGFRFALLSANKLPYRPGFGYVAFLFRLLSDIVRSFFIISEYKPAAVIGFGGYICGPVILISRILKIPRIVHEQNVVPGRANNMLFGLSDTIAISFEETKHFLLPRKKRVIVTGNPIRASVVTVGREEGARRMGLSQGKFSILVIGGSQGAHFLNEVFVRAVALLDDNVKASLQVVHICGIKDYDRLTEEYKSLAVESRVYSFVDSIEEAYSAADLVVTRSGSSALFELAFFGKPMILVPYPFARAHQAENGRVFEKKGAAVVMEEGSLTPAVFRDAVVSLMNDRARLKDMGDKAKRLATSQSADILAQEVLKMARR; encoded by the coding sequence GTGAAGGTACTGATAGCCGCAGGCGGGTCAGGCGGACATATATTTCCGGCGATCGCCGTCGCTAAAACGCTTCTTGCAAAAGAGCGGGGCATCGACATACTCTTTGTGGGCAGCGACAAGGCGCTCGACAGGCGGATATTCGAAAAGGGAGGTTTCCGTTTTGCCCTCCTTTCCGCCAATAAACTGCCTTACCGCCCCGGTTTCGGATACGTGGCCTTCTTATTCAGGTTATTATCCGATATAGTAAGATCTTTTTTTATAATATCGGAGTACAAGCCCGCAGCCGTGATCGGGTTCGGCGGATATATATGCGGTCCGGTTATACTGATATCCAGGATATTGAAGATACCGCGGATAGTGCACGAACAGAACGTCGTTCCCGGAAGGGCAAATAATATGCTCTTCGGCCTCTCGGATACGATAGCGATAAGTTTCGAAGAGACCAAACACTTTCTTCTGCCCAGGAAGAAGAGGGTGATAGTGACCGGTAACCCCATACGGGCATCGGTAGTCACGGTAGGCAGGGAAGAGGGCGCAAGGAGGATGGGGCTCTCCCAGGGGAAATTCAGCATCCTGGTGATAGGCGGCAGCCAGGGCGCCCATTTCCTGAACGAGGTCTTCGTCAGGGCGGTGGCCCTCCTGGACGATAATGTGAAAGCTTCCCTGCAGGTGGTGCATATCTGCGGCATCAAGGATTATGACCGGCTCACGGAAGAATATAAGTCCCTGGCCGTAGAGAGCCGCGTATATTCGTTCGTGGACAGCATAGAGGAGGCATACAGCGCCGCCGACCTTGTGGTAACGAGGTCCGGCTCGTCGGCGCTTTTCGAGCTGGCGTTTTTCGGAAAACCGATGATACTTGTCCCTTACCCGTTTGCCCGGGCACACCAGGCGGAAAATGGCAGGGTCTTCGAGAAGAAGGGCGCGGCAGTGGTCATGGAAGAGGGCTCGCTCACCCCGGCCGTTTTCAGGGACGCTGTAGTGTCGCTTATGAACGACAGGGCGCGGCTGAAGGATATGGGCGATAAAGCAAAACGTCTGGCTACGTCTCAGTCGGCGGATATACTGGCGCAGGAAGTGCTCAAGATGGCGAGGCGGTAA
- the rsmH gene encoding 16S rRNA (cytosine(1402)-N(4))-methyltransferase RsmH, translated as MHQPVMLEEVISSLNLKEGKTIVDATVGGGGHAREILGRITPGGRLIGLDADEAALEKTRAVLKDFEGSFTLLHDNFRHLDSGLSKEGVKKVDGIIFDCGISSYQIEEGDRGFSIKYEARLDMRMDKRLTLTAFDIVNKFKEDKLSDIIKKFGEERFHRKIAGRIAEARVKKPIETTYELASLIRRTVGFRGGRIDPATRTFQALRIAVNDELGALEEGVKQAVSWLKAGGRICVISFHSLEDRIVKHLFKGYSALGIVRIITKKPMRPSPLEVMMNPRSRSAKLRVAERVE; from the coding sequence GTGCATCAACCGGTAATGCTTGAAGAAGTCATCAGTTCTTTGAATCTTAAAGAGGGGAAGACGATAGTTGACGCGACCGTTGGCGGAGGGGGGCACGCCAGGGAGATCCTCGGCAGGATAACGCCGGGCGGACGGCTTATCGGCCTCGATGCCGATGAGGCGGCCCTGGAAAAGACGCGGGCCGTCCTGAAGGATTTCGAAGGTTCCTTCACTCTGCTTCACGATAATTTCAGGCACCTCGACAGCGGCCTTTCGAAAGAAGGCGTAAAAAAAGTGGACGGGATCATCTTCGACTGCGGGATATCTTCCTATCAGATAGAAGAAGGGGACAGGGGGTTCAGCATAAAGTACGAGGCGCGCCTGGACATGAGGATGGATAAACGTCTTACGCTTACAGCATTCGATATCGTGAATAAGTTTAAAGAAGATAAATTATCTGATATAATAAAAAAATTTGGCGAGGAGAGGTTCCACAGAAAGATAGCCGGCCGCATAGCGGAGGCCAGGGTGAAAAAGCCTATCGAGACGACATACGAACTGGCGTCCCTTATACGGAGGACGGTCGGTTTCAGGGGCGGCAGGATAGACCCGGCCACGCGTACATTCCAGGCTCTCCGGATAGCGGTCAATGACGAGCTGGGGGCGCTCGAAGAAGGCGTCAAACAGGCGGTATCGTGGCTTAAGGCGGGTGGGAGGATATGCGTGATCTCCTTCCATTCCCTGGAAGACCGGATAGTGAAGCACCTCTTCAAGGGGTATTCGGCGCTTGGTATAGTCCGTATCATCACGAAGAAGCCGATGAGGCCCTCGCCGCTGGAAGTCATGATGAACCCGCGCTCAAGGAGCGCCAAGCTCAGGGTTGCAGAAAGGGTGGAGTGA